Sequence from the uncultured Flavobacterium sp. genome:
AGTCAAAAAAAAATTGGGTGCTTCGCACCAATAAGAATAGCAAACCGGGCGGATTTTTGAAATTCATCCGGTTTTTTTATTTAAACAGCTAAATTTCAGATCATTATAATACTTTTTTATACTTATTAACATTGTTAATATCTATAGTTTTGTATCGCTAATTAATTAAAAATAAAGCAATTGTAAAAATATTTACGTTGTTAATAAACAGCAGAACAGCAATTAAAATTTGAATAAAAACAATTGCCGAGAAATTTATAATAAAAGAAGATTTACTCGTTTTATGTCTAAAGAAAAGCATAGCTGTTAATAAACCTATTGTTCCGCCAATTGCTTCAAAGAAAAACAGTGTATTTTCAGGAATTCTACGTTTATTTTTTCTGGCTTGATTTTTATCATATCCGGCAAGAATAAAAACGAAGATATTTACAAATAAAAAATACAGTAATAAAACTTTCATAGGCTAAAAATTAAAAACAAAGATATTATTTTAGCCGAGTGATTTATAAATCTGTTCATGGTTTTAAAAGACAGATTATCTCATTTTGTAATCAAGAAATTATTTCATTAAAAGTATGACTAATATTCAATTCATTGCCAAGACTGTTCAAACAGCAGCGATTAACATTCAAAACACGGTTAAATTATTAGAGGAAGATTGTACGATTCCGTTTATTTCGCGTTACCGAAAAGATACAACCGGAAATCTTGATGAAGTTCAGATTGAGCAAATTGCAAAACTTCATAAAGAATATGAAGCGATTGTAAAACGTAAAGAAGCTGTTCTAAAATCGATCGAAGAACAAAAATCGCTTACGCCTGAATTGAAACAAAAAATTGAGCAAAGTTTTGATTTACAAGAAATAGAAGATTTTTATCTTCCTTATAAAAAGAAGAAAAAAACAAAAGCAGATGTTGCGCGCGAATTTGGTTTAGAACCTTTGGCGAAAATCATTATGTCTGAAAATGATGTTGATGTTGATTTTATTTCGACACAATATCTTAATGAAAATGTTATTAACGAAGAAGCTGCGATGCAAGGCGCACGTGATATTGTTGCAGAATGGATTAACGAAAACATTTATGTTCGTAAACAATTAAGACGTTTATATCAGCGAAAAGCAACGATTGGAACTAAAGTTGTAAAAAAGAAAGCTGAAGAAGAAGGAGCGCAAAAATTCAGTCAATATTTTGATTGGGAAGAACCTTTGACAAAAGCGCCTTCACACCGTTTATTGGCAATGCTTCGTGCAGAAAACGAAGGTTTTGTTAAGATGAAAGTTGATGTTGATATCGATGAAGCTTATGATGTTATTGACGAAATAATCATTAAAAAGCAAAATAGTACAACGGCACATTTGCAATTAGCGATTGAAGATAGTTATAAACGATTGTTGAATCCGGCGATTGGAAACGAAACTTTGCAAGAAGCAAAAGCAAAAGCCGATGCCAATTCTATTCAGGTTTTTGCGAACAATTTAGGTCAGTTATTATTAGCGCCGCCTTTGGGCGAAAAACGTATTTTGGCTATAGATCCAGGATTTAGAAGTGGTTGTAAAGTAGTTTGTCTGGACGAAAAAGGCGATTTACTTTATAATGAAACGATTTATCCGCACGCGCCTCAAAATGAGGAAGCAATGGCGATCAAGAAAATCCGTTCGATGGTAAATGCGTATCAAATTGATGCAATTTCTATCGGGAACGGAACCGCTTCGAGAGAAACGGAATTTTTCATAAAAAAAATCGCGTTTGACAAACCGCTGCAAGTTTTCATCGTTTCTGAGGCTGGAGCTTCGGTATATTCGGCTTCAAAAATTGCGCGTGAAGAATTTCCTAATTATGATGTAACGGTTCGTGGATCAGTTTCTATCGGACGTCGACTTTCTGATCCTTTGGCTGAATTGGTGAAAATTGATCCAAAAGCAATTGGAGTTGGACAATATCAACATGATGTTGATCAAACTAAACTTAAAGAAGAACTTGATAACACAGTAATTCGTTGTGTGAACTCGGTTGGAATCAATATTAATACGGCAAGTAAACATTTACTAAGTTATGTGAGTGGAATAGGGGAGAAATTGGCTGAAAATATCGTGCAATATCGTTCTGAAAATGGTCCGTTTGAAGACAGAAAACAGCTAAAAAAAGTGCCTCGCTTAGGCGAGAAAGCGTATCAGCAAGGCGCGGCTTTTATTAGAATTTCGAATGCTAAAAATCCGTTGGATAATTCGGCAGTACATCCGGAAGCTTATCCGGTTGTTGAAAAGATGGCAAAAGATTTAAAACTTTCGGTAAACGACTTAATTGCAAACAAAGAAAAAACAGCCTTAATTAAGGCCGAAAACTATATTACACCTGAAATTGGTTTACTTACATTAAAAGACATCATAAAAGAGCTTGAAAAACCTGGATTAGACCCAAGAAAGTCGGCTAAGGTTTTTGAATTTGATGCAAACGTAAAATCAATCAAAGATTTGAGAACCGGAATGATTCTGCCTGGA
This genomic interval carries:
- a CDS encoding DUF1294 domain-containing protein — its product is MKVLLLYFLFVNIFVFILAGYDKNQARKNKRRIPENTLFFFEAIGGTIGLLTAMLFFRHKTSKSSFIINFSAIVFIQILIAVLLFINNVNIFTIALFLIN
- a CDS encoding Tex family protein — encoded protein: MTNIQFIAKTVQTAAINIQNTVKLLEEDCTIPFISRYRKDTTGNLDEVQIEQIAKLHKEYEAIVKRKEAVLKSIEEQKSLTPELKQKIEQSFDLQEIEDFYLPYKKKKKTKADVAREFGLEPLAKIIMSENDVDVDFISTQYLNENVINEEAAMQGARDIVAEWINENIYVRKQLRRLYQRKATIGTKVVKKKAEEEGAQKFSQYFDWEEPLTKAPSHRLLAMLRAENEGFVKMKVDVDIDEAYDVIDEIIIKKQNSTTAHLQLAIEDSYKRLLNPAIGNETLQEAKAKADANSIQVFANNLGQLLLAPPLGEKRILAIDPGFRSGCKVVCLDEKGDLLYNETIYPHAPQNEEAMAIKKIRSMVNAYQIDAISIGNGTASRETEFFIKKIAFDKPLQVFIVSEAGASVYSASKIAREEFPNYDVTVRGSVSIGRRLSDPLAELVKIDPKAIGVGQYQHDVDQTKLKEELDNTVIRCVNSVGININTASKHLLSYVSGIGEKLAENIVQYRSENGPFEDRKQLKKVPRLGEKAYQQGAAFIRISNAKNPLDNSAVHPEAYPVVEKMAKDLKLSVNDLIANKEKTALIKAENYITPEIGLLTLKDIIKELEKPGLDPRKSAKVFEFDANVKSIKDLRTGMILPGIVNNITNFGCFVDIGIKESGLVHISQLKAGFVSDVNEVVKLHQHVDVKVTEVDEDRKRIQLTMVL